In Thalassoglobus sp. JC818, one DNA window encodes the following:
- a CDS encoding FAD-linked oxidase C-terminal domain-containing protein has product MATVASEILTRLRSIYAPEDLIASEDELIVYECDGYVVEKKMPEIVVFPTTSNQVVETVRLCNEFDIPFVPRGAGTSLAGGTLAVGGGVMICLTRMRQILEINARDRFAIVEPGLVNVHLTQNLKGSGFHYAPDPSSQGACTLGGNVATNSGGPHTLKYGVTVNHVLGVEFVSPSGELIQLGGPLGELNGYDLTGLFVGSEGTFGVVTKIWVRLTRDPAAYRTMLGIFETVSDATEAISGIIGAGIIPAALEMMDQGIVGALEDAFHFGFPLDAGAVLLIEVDGLDVAVDLEKQKIIELCKQHGAREVRSADTPAERQLLWKCRKQAFGAIGRLAPSYCTQDGVVPRTKLPEILDFIIQTQKEFDIRIVNVFHAGDGNIHPILLFDERDEDQVKRVIAAGDAILSKCIELGGSVTGEHGIGVEKINFMDKLFAADDVSVMTDIRSAFNPKGNCSPHKILPTAGACGMEHIERDKPGRQAAM; this is encoded by the coding sequence ATGGCCACTGTAGCTTCGGAGATTCTCACTCGGCTTCGCTCCATCTATGCTCCCGAAGACCTGATTGCCAGTGAAGACGAGTTGATCGTCTATGAATGTGACGGCTATGTGGTCGAAAAGAAGATGCCCGAGATCGTTGTCTTCCCGACAACGTCCAATCAGGTTGTCGAAACGGTTCGTCTGTGCAACGAGTTTGACATCCCGTTTGTTCCCCGTGGCGCAGGGACAAGCCTCGCTGGCGGAACGCTCGCAGTCGGCGGCGGTGTGATGATCTGCCTCACTCGTATGAGGCAAATTCTGGAGATCAATGCGAGAGACAGATTTGCCATCGTCGAGCCGGGGCTGGTGAATGTTCATCTGACACAGAACCTCAAGGGGAGTGGTTTTCATTACGCTCCCGACCCTTCCTCGCAAGGGGCATGCACTCTCGGTGGAAATGTCGCCACCAACTCCGGAGGACCCCATACGCTGAAGTATGGTGTCACGGTCAACCATGTTCTGGGCGTTGAATTCGTTTCGCCGAGTGGGGAACTCATCCAATTGGGTGGTCCGCTGGGCGAACTGAACGGCTACGACTTGACCGGATTATTCGTGGGAAGTGAGGGGACATTCGGAGTCGTCACGAAGATCTGGGTCCGCCTGACGCGCGATCCCGCCGCGTATCGAACAATGCTTGGAATCTTCGAAACCGTCTCGGACGCGACCGAAGCGATCTCAGGAATCATCGGTGCTGGGATCATTCCTGCAGCTTTAGAAATGATGGATCAGGGGATCGTCGGCGCACTCGAAGATGCTTTTCACTTCGGTTTTCCGCTCGATGCTGGAGCGGTTCTGCTGATCGAAGTCGACGGCCTCGACGTCGCGGTTGATCTAGAAAAACAAAAGATCATCGAACTCTGCAAACAACACGGCGCACGTGAAGTTCGCTCAGCTGATACACCTGCCGAACGTCAACTCTTGTGGAAGTGCCGCAAGCAGGCATTCGGAGCGATCGGACGTTTGGCTCCCAGTTATTGCACACAAGATGGTGTCGTGCCACGCACAAAGCTGCCGGAAATTCTCGACTTCATTATCCAAACTCAAAAAGAATTCGACATCCGCATCGTCAATGTGTTTCATGCAGGCGATGGAAACATTCATCCCATTCTTCTGTTCGATGAACGTGATGAGGATCAGGTTAAAAGAGTCATCGCGGCGGGAGACGCTATTCTCTCCAAATGCATCGAACTTGGCGGAAGCGTCACCGGTGAACACGGAATCGGGGTGGAGAAGATCAACTTTATGGACAAGTTGTTCGCTGCTGACGATGTCAGTGTGATGACCGATATTCGGTCAGCTTTTAACCCCAAAGGAAATTGCAGCCCCCACAAAATTCTCCCCACTGCTGGAGCCTGCGGAATGGAGCATATTGAGCGCGACAAGCCAGGCCGACAGGCTGCGATGTAA
- a CDS encoding DUF2617 family protein, with amino-acid sequence MSTHSLRPSIDETSYRMFDRSLHPELFDPLIVGRVHSELYDLSIGLCEGGYYLQFKSGEQSIVEVTLPDELKLSTFGLQKTYFYNQQDEILHETEHPLNYHFAGEVDAVDFSVFTRVQLELEIEAQKSFVSHQFPTQNRLLPGPLSLARVEGNSKMLAVQTFHTFPSDLSILRTQTLFEL; translated from the coding sequence ATGTCGACTCATTCTCTTCGTCCAAGCATCGACGAAACATCTTACCGAATGTTCGACCGCTCTCTTCATCCCGAACTCTTTGACCCGCTGATCGTCGGGCGAGTCCATTCTGAGCTGTATGATTTGTCGATCGGATTGTGTGAAGGAGGCTATTACCTTCAATTCAAGTCCGGGGAACAATCGATCGTGGAAGTCACACTTCCCGACGAGTTAAAGCTCTCGACGTTCGGACTTCAGAAGACCTATTTCTACAACCAGCAAGACGAAATCCTTCACGAAACTGAGCACCCGCTCAATTATCACTTCGCAGGCGAAGTCGATGCTGTCGACTTTTCAGTCTTCACACGTGTCCAACTGGAATTGGAAATCGAAGCACAAAAGTCCTTCGTTTCACATCAGTTCCCAACGCAAAACCGCTTGTTGCCGGGGCCGCTGAGTCTGGCTCGCGTGGAAGGCAACAGCAAAATGTTGGCGGTCCAGACCTTCCATACTTTCCCGTCCGATCTCTCCATTCTTCGGACGCAAACACTCTTTGAACTCTAA
- a CDS encoding TIM barrel protein: MFGRRISVATYEFGQDLRTSLHSAMQMRAQGVQFDLRTQVRPQDYGDTARRQLQNYLSERNLVAASAYFPLRASLFELDRLEERLNAVREAMTFASKLRIRQMTLRIGRLPEQDSKAYTELVLPIMSDLAEHGNREGVTICVIPSGDSSESLRQLMSNVKTGPLSVDGDIGGWILSRRNPQQQLRDLYEFVGQVDIRDAVSDVDGTGQEVPVGRGEAEWDEIAAILYEMEFSGWMNVRRTSGSDKIGDSNRAIQYLQNLMPLG, encoded by the coding sequence GTGTTCGGAAGAAGAATCTCAGTTGCGACATACGAATTCGGTCAGGATCTGCGCACGTCGTTGCATTCAGCGATGCAGATGCGTGCTCAGGGCGTTCAATTTGATCTGCGAACTCAAGTTCGTCCGCAAGATTACGGAGACACAGCACGTCGACAGCTGCAGAATTATTTGAGCGAGCGCAATCTCGTCGCTGCCTCAGCGTACTTCCCGCTGCGAGCTTCACTCTTTGAACTCGACCGACTGGAGGAACGTCTGAATGCAGTTCGAGAAGCGATGACGTTTGCATCCAAGCTGAGAATTCGGCAGATGACTCTTCGCATCGGACGACTCCCCGAGCAAGATTCCAAAGCTTACACGGAACTTGTGCTGCCAATCATGAGCGACCTCGCTGAGCATGGGAATCGAGAAGGTGTGACGATTTGCGTCATACCCTCTGGCGACTCGTCTGAATCGCTACGGCAACTCATGTCGAATGTCAAAACAGGGCCGCTCAGCGTTGATGGAGATATTGGAGGCTGGATTCTGTCGCGGCGAAATCCTCAACAACAACTGCGAGACCTCTACGAATTCGTTGGACAGGTCGACATCCGAGATGCTGTCTCAGATGTTGATGGGACCGGACAGGAAGTCCCTGTCGGACGCGGAGAAGCAGAATGGGATGAGATCGCTGCAATTCTGTATGAAATGGAATTCAGCGGATGGATGAATGTCCGCCGGACATCTGGCAGCGACAAAATCGGTGACTCCAATCGGGCGATTCAATACTTGCAAAACCTCATGCCGCTCGGCTAA
- a CDS encoding Nif3-like dinuclear metal center hexameric protein, with translation MAYSLKTLTNYLEAFAPLDLGEDWDNIGLLVGDPDASIGSVLTCLTLTPDVADEAIRLNADLIVSHHPVLFRSVKKLTTETNEGRMLLKLIAHQVAIYSPHTAFDSALSGINQQLAESFGLTEIQPLRSLQDTEATAASVGSGRWGLLNEPMTTDQFLDRVRTSLKVRNLQYTGDLQQQVKSVAVACGSAGEFLRDANQLGCDVFITGEARFHSCLEARELGVFMVLAGHYATERPAVESLANTLSAEFPDLQCRASEVETDPVQWSLG, from the coding sequence ATGGCGTATTCACTTAAAACTCTGACGAACTATCTCGAAGCATTCGCTCCACTGGACTTGGGTGAAGACTGGGACAACATCGGATTGCTCGTCGGAGATCCTGACGCTTCAATCGGGAGTGTGTTGACCTGCTTAACGCTGACTCCCGATGTTGCAGACGAAGCCATTCGACTCAACGCGGATTTGATTGTTTCTCATCATCCCGTCTTATTTCGCTCAGTCAAGAAGCTGACCACCGAGACGAATGAAGGCCGGATGCTTCTCAAATTGATCGCTCACCAGGTCGCAATTTACAGTCCCCACACAGCATTTGACAGCGCACTGAGCGGCATCAATCAACAGCTTGCCGAATCGTTTGGATTGACAGAGATTCAACCGCTGCGAAGTCTTCAGGACACGGAAGCGACCGCAGCAAGCGTAGGTTCCGGGCGCTGGGGGTTACTCAACGAACCCATGACAACCGACCAGTTTTTGGATCGTGTTCGCACGTCGTTGAAGGTTCGCAACCTGCAGTACACCGGAGATTTGCAGCAGCAGGTGAAGTCAGTCGCTGTCGCCTGTGGATCGGCCGGAGAATTTCTTCGAGATGCGAACCAACTCGGATGTGATGTGTTCATTACTGGTGAAGCACGATTTCACTCGTGTCTTGAAGCTCGCGAACTTGGCGTATTTATGGTGCTGGCGGGGCACTACGCCACGGAGCGGCCAGCAGTCGAATCCCTCGCGAATACCCTTTCAGCAGAATTTCCCGACTTGCAATGCCGGGCCAGCGAAGTCGAAACGGATCCCGTTCAGTGGAGTCTCGGATGA
- a CDS encoding DUF983 domain-containing protein: MNQPSQPQQSDAEIPDGQETVQSKWPRPQFETLIWRAIRLRCPRCGQGHLFEGFIRMPERCSHCNLRIQREAGFYLGSTYVNYGLTAVLMTATFLFLRLVMNIPAKTMIWPLFGFCIIFPVLIFRQARAIWLALDCQFDQSILNEE; the protein is encoded by the coding sequence ATGAATCAGCCTTCCCAACCGCAACAGTCAGATGCCGAAATTCCTGACGGGCAAGAGACCGTTCAGTCAAAGTGGCCTCGCCCTCAATTTGAAACACTCATTTGGAGAGCGATTCGACTCCGCTGTCCTCGGTGCGGACAAGGTCACCTGTTCGAGGGATTCATTCGCATGCCGGAGAGGTGCTCTCATTGCAATCTTCGCATACAGCGTGAAGCGGGGTTCTATCTCGGCTCGACGTATGTCAATTATGGCCTGACTGCGGTCTTGATGACGGCGACCTTCTTGTTCTTACGACTTGTGATGAACATCCCCGCCAAGACGATGATCTGGCCATTGTTTGGCTTCTGTATTATTTTTCCCGTGCTCATTTTTCGTCAGGCCCGAGCCATCTGGCTGGCATTGGACTGTCAGTTCGACCAGTCCATTCTAAATGAGGAGTAA
- a CDS encoding PEP-CTERM sorting domain-containing protein: MLRNLVGIIVVTAHMMNGSCVEADVVLDFEQLVHVDTFVDALPGVTYSEDGYTLTTPGLGGFASFGTLDTRFTGSTSLIINSVPNPLDPLDPRNSATLTQDGGGSFALKSIDLAELNFPLSTTVTFVAVKTGGGTAMQSFTLDGIAFAAETFLFSSDFNSITSVTWRQDGYFHQFDNIVVGPAGPIVPEPSTMLLFSCGLLGIAIALFRERRTAAVLKLCE; encoded by the coding sequence ATGCTCAGGAATCTCGTCGGAATCATCGTTGTCACTGCCCACATGATGAACGGGTCATGCGTCGAGGCAGATGTTGTTCTCGATTTTGAACAACTCGTCCATGTGGACACATTCGTGGATGCCCTCCCCGGAGTGACTTACAGCGAAGATGGATACACGTTAACCACGCCGGGGCTTGGCGGATTTGCCAGCTTCGGGACACTCGACACACGCTTTACCGGGTCGACATCCTTGATCATCAACTCGGTTCCGAATCCTCTCGACCCTCTGGACCCGCGGAACTCCGCCACACTTACACAAGATGGTGGTGGTTCATTTGCTTTGAAGTCGATCGATCTTGCCGAGTTGAACTTTCCACTCTCGACGACCGTGACCTTCGTCGCGGTAAAAACCGGAGGCGGAACAGCTATGCAATCATTCACTCTCGATGGAATCGCGTTCGCTGCTGAGACCTTTTTGTTTAGCTCGGACTTCAATTCAATTACTTCGGTGACGTGGCGGCAGGACGGATATTTTCATCAGTTTGATAACATAGTCGTCGGTCCGGCTGGCCCAATTGTTCCTGAGCCATCGACGATGCTTTTGTTTTCTTGTGGACTGCTCGGCATCGCAATCGCACTCTTTCGCGAACGTCGGACAGCAGCAGTTCTCAAGCTTTGCGAATAA
- a CDS encoding HDOD domain-containing protein: MIDWPKLVACRLGPDPLGRLPARIQIPRPPHSVAQFVEVCERPDIPLRKLATIVEVDMELASNVLRLVNASTLMLQRRISSIQHAIGMIGLRRCKMLVMSAALHASFVTRDQSGSTVDSFLIEAQERAMFAVRVAKLLGVDQDHVYVAALLQDILLHHLLDEFDDTYSKFDRTRESIVDFERTEFQWDHASLAGQLLQRWNFAEEVVACACYQHEHDVILADEELLHSEIAAVAISGLLPSGFPQEPEIISRFVAYQNHIPGFDFLEIAASVDEEIERNESLPVNRVRLSDRLERLALAAVQAPSIETNWVEQQLGSYTLEEEIGRGGMGIVYRARHTMLHRPAAVKMMKTSRVSRQLLERFRVEARTTSELSSPHTVQVYDYGVTPEGTLYYVMEYLDGLSLSDLVYQHGPIPEGRAIHILCQVCGSLSESHHKGLIHRDIKPENIVLTTCAGAHDFAKVLDFGLVAVTGERANRDKETGITGTPNYMSPESIHFPDEVDERSDIYALGGVAHFLVSGQVLFGNLPLRKIICAQVETPPPRLRRHLKANVSREYEEIVLSCLEKDPRNRPQSVVELAECLNRLKASHEWNFSKAAEWWGMRAISHSPRKQTGKLQTPQRNPGSSTSPAISPNKPDELPGNANQSTVIIAEELQ; this comes from the coding sequence ATGATTGACTGGCCGAAACTTGTTGCTTGCCGACTCGGCCCAGATCCTCTCGGGCGACTGCCTGCGCGCATTCAGATTCCGCGTCCTCCGCATTCAGTGGCTCAGTTTGTCGAAGTCTGTGAGCGACCCGACATCCCGCTGCGGAAACTGGCGACAATCGTCGAAGTCGACATGGAACTCGCTTCGAATGTGCTACGGCTCGTCAACGCCAGCACGCTCATGCTTCAGCGAAGAATTTCGTCGATCCAGCATGCGATCGGAATGATTGGCCTCCGTCGTTGCAAGATGCTTGTCATGAGCGCTGCACTGCACGCTTCGTTTGTGACGCGTGATCAATCGGGAAGCACCGTCGATTCGTTTCTGATCGAAGCACAGGAACGCGCCATGTTTGCTGTTCGAGTCGCGAAGCTGCTGGGTGTCGATCAGGACCATGTTTATGTCGCTGCGCTGCTGCAGGACATTTTGTTGCACCACCTTCTCGATGAATTTGATGACACGTACTCCAAGTTCGATCGAACTCGGGAGTCCATCGTTGATTTTGAACGCACTGAGTTTCAATGGGATCACGCGTCTCTCGCGGGACAACTCCTTCAACGTTGGAATTTCGCTGAAGAAGTGGTCGCCTGTGCCTGCTATCAGCATGAGCACGACGTCATTCTTGCCGACGAAGAATTGCTGCACTCCGAAATTGCTGCCGTAGCAATCAGTGGGTTGTTGCCAAGCGGTTTCCCTCAAGAGCCAGAGATTATTTCGCGATTCGTTGCGTACCAGAATCACATTCCCGGCTTCGACTTTCTTGAAATCGCCGCTTCGGTCGACGAAGAAATCGAGAGAAACGAATCTCTCCCGGTCAATCGGGTCCGGCTGTCCGACCGACTCGAAAGACTGGCACTGGCCGCTGTTCAAGCTCCAAGCATCGAAACGAATTGGGTTGAACAGCAACTCGGCAGCTACACACTTGAAGAAGAAATTGGTCGTGGTGGGATGGGCATCGTTTACCGTGCCCGACACACGATGCTGCACCGACCGGCAGCTGTCAAGATGATGAAAACGTCTCGCGTCAGCCGTCAGTTGCTGGAACGTTTTCGCGTTGAAGCCCGCACCACCAGCGAACTCTCAAGCCCGCACACGGTTCAGGTTTATGACTACGGAGTGACTCCCGAAGGCACGCTCTATTATGTGATGGAATATTTGGACGGCTTGAGCCTCAGCGATCTCGTTTACCAGCACGGGCCAATTCCGGAAGGACGGGCGATTCACATTCTCTGTCAGGTCTGCGGATCGCTGTCGGAATCACATCACAAAGGGCTCATTCACCGCGACATCAAACCAGAGAACATCGTCTTAACAACATGTGCTGGGGCTCATGACTTCGCGAAAGTCCTCGACTTCGGATTGGTGGCAGTGACGGGAGAGCGAGCCAACCGAGACAAAGAAACGGGCATCACCGGGACACCCAACTACATGTCGCCAGAGTCAATTCATTTCCCCGACGAAGTTGACGAGCGATCAGACATTTACGCGCTGGGAGGTGTCGCTCACTTCCTCGTCTCAGGGCAGGTCTTGTTCGGGAATCTTCCGCTCCGCAAAATTATCTGCGCGCAGGTTGAAACACCTCCACCTCGACTACGAAGACACCTCAAAGCAAACGTTAGCCGTGAGTATGAGGAGATCGTCTTGAGTTGCCTGGAGAAAGACCCTCGCAACCGGCCGCAATCTGTCGTCGAACTTGCAGAGTGCTTGAACCGCTTGAAAGCATCACATGAGTGGAATTTCTCCAAAGCTGCCGAGTGGTGGGGGATGCGAGCGATCTCACATTCACCACGGAAACAGACCGGAAAGCTTCAAACGCCTCAGCGCAATCCAGGCTCTTCCACTTCTCCGGCAATCTCTCCCAATAAGCCGGATGAACTGCCGGGAAATGCCAATCAATCGACGGTGATCATCGCAGAAGAGCTGCAATGA
- a CDS encoding right-handed parallel beta-helix repeat-containing protein: MTRIRKYSPPNSLSQLASAITLSLILAATPSAFGADSAKLDLPGDGQADVTEQIQESINSGGGNLQLPRGVHRVTKTLTINLDEVGPTAISGNGAATILMEGEGPAIRFVGTHDGTAAPDSFKRNVWENQRAPMVDGIEIVGKNPKGNGIEATGTMQLTVTRCVLRELHHGIHLTNRNRNIIISDCHIYDNSGIGIYYDDVNLHQSNIVGCHISYNDGGGIVSRGGDVRNVHIGTCDIEGNMGGPGKPASANVDLDSRNGSIAEVAIVGCTIQHDHVSENSANIRFNGNSTARPFTDETRHGNLTIADNVLSDVKVNIEVTDARGVSITGNTVWKGFEANLVVDSSTNVVVANNVFDRNPRYHYGDGSTSKNGLQFTDCSGVVFNGNLIDSVTHNDAAIQLLRCKHFNFTSCLILNCKPVAIDIRECERTRIFGCLIERPDDATDDWKAIQIVDSQGILTDHNE; encoded by the coding sequence ATGACACGAATCCGAAAATACAGCCCGCCGAATTCCCTGTCTCAGTTAGCGAGTGCGATCACTCTCAGTTTGATCCTGGCAGCGACGCCGTCAGCTTTCGGAGCCGATTCCGCCAAGCTGGATCTTCCTGGAGATGGTCAGGCCGACGTGACCGAACAAATTCAGGAATCGATCAATTCTGGGGGCGGAAATCTTCAACTGCCGCGTGGAGTTCACCGAGTCACAAAAACTCTGACCATCAATCTCGACGAAGTTGGTCCGACGGCAATTTCGGGAAATGGAGCGGCAACGATCCTGATGGAAGGAGAAGGGCCGGCAATTCGATTTGTCGGGACACACGATGGAACCGCAGCTCCGGATTCATTCAAAAGAAATGTCTGGGAGAACCAGCGTGCGCCAATGGTCGATGGCATTGAGATTGTGGGAAAGAACCCAAAAGGCAACGGAATTGAAGCTACCGGCACGATGCAATTGACTGTAACTCGCTGCGTCCTCAGAGAGCTTCATCACGGAATTCATCTGACGAATCGGAATCGCAATATCATCATCTCTGACTGTCACATCTACGATAACTCCGGGATCGGAATCTACTACGACGACGTCAATCTGCATCAGTCGAACATCGTCGGATGTCACATCAGCTATAACGACGGCGGCGGAATTGTCAGCCGGGGAGGGGACGTTCGTAACGTCCATATCGGGACTTGTGATATCGAAGGCAACATGGGAGGCCCCGGAAAGCCTGCGAGTGCGAATGTCGATCTCGACTCAAGAAACGGCTCGATCGCCGAAGTTGCGATCGTGGGATGCACGATTCAACACGACCACGTGTCAGAAAACTCTGCGAACATTCGTTTCAACGGAAACAGCACCGCTCGTCCATTCACTGATGAAACGCGCCATGGAAATCTGACGATCGCCGACAACGTTCTGTCTGATGTGAAAGTGAACATCGAAGTGACCGATGCCCGAGGAGTTTCGATCACCGGCAATACGGTCTGGAAGGGATTCGAAGCAAACCTCGTCGTCGATAGCTCGACAAACGTCGTGGTTGCCAACAATGTTTTCGACCGAAATCCTCGATACCATTACGGAGATGGATCAACGTCAAAGAACGGGCTGCAATTCACCGATTGCTCCGGAGTGGTGTTCAACGGCAACCTCATCGACTCCGTGACTCACAATGATGCAGCCATTCAGCTTCTTCGCTGCAAACACTTCAACTTCACGAGTTGTTTGATACTCAACTGCAAGCCGGTTGCGATCGACATTCGAGAGTGCGAACGAACCCGCATCTTTGGTTGTTTGATCGAACGTCCCGACGATGCAACCGACGATTGGAAAGCCATTCAGATCGTCGACAGTCAGGGGATCTTAACGGATCACAATGAATAG
- a CDS encoding molybdopterin-dependent oxidoreductase, which produces MTLPAHSRRSFLGSSLAAGTAAGLGLFKSPMSFGQEAPKVVGKLKAHTTIPMNAEPALNDLIQSWMTPTDLFYIRSHAPVPEIDTKSFRLKVEGMVEKPLELSLEEIANLPQQEVVATMTCAGNRRYEHSRVSPIKGVPWQEGAIGNAKWSGAILSSILKKAGVRPEASHVWFDGLDVVPHNDSTIPFGASIPLRKAMDDTAEMPGSLLCTKMNGEALTPDHGWPLRTVVPGYIGARSVKWLGKITLSDRTSPNHYVATAYKVVEEGNDLEWDEKGPIYRYPINSVICNPSPSESLNAGQVTVAGYALPPGYPGVTIRAVQVSADGGKTWKRARVSSPVNQYCWVLWSTKIDVKSGTDEIIVRAIDSTGDRQPRSVDWNLKGYLFNAWHRVPVKV; this is translated from the coding sequence ATGACTTTGCCCGCTCATTCACGCCGTTCCTTTCTGGGATCATCACTGGCAGCTGGAACAGCAGCCGGACTTGGACTGTTCAAATCGCCGATGAGCTTCGGTCAGGAAGCCCCGAAAGTCGTCGGTAAGTTGAAGGCTCACACAACGATTCCGATGAACGCGGAACCCGCTCTCAACGATCTCATTCAATCATGGATGACGCCTACCGACCTGTTTTACATCCGCAGCCATGCCCCGGTTCCAGAGATCGACACGAAATCGTTCCGATTGAAAGTCGAGGGAATGGTCGAGAAACCACTCGAGTTGTCATTGGAAGAAATCGCCAATCTTCCGCAACAAGAAGTCGTCGCCACGATGACTTGCGCAGGCAATCGACGCTATGAACATAGTCGCGTCTCTCCAATTAAAGGAGTTCCGTGGCAAGAAGGAGCCATTGGAAATGCGAAATGGTCAGGAGCAATCCTGTCGTCGATTCTGAAGAAAGCCGGAGTTCGCCCGGAAGCATCTCACGTCTGGTTCGACGGACTCGATGTCGTGCCACACAACGATTCCACAATCCCGTTCGGTGCTTCGATTCCGCTTCGAAAAGCGATGGATGACACAGCGGAAATGCCGGGCTCTTTGCTCTGCACAAAAATGAACGGAGAAGCACTGACCCCGGATCACGGATGGCCACTGAGAACGGTTGTCCCAGGTTATATCGGTGCAAGGAGCGTGAAGTGGCTCGGAAAGATCACATTGAGCGACCGCACTTCGCCGAATCATTACGTCGCGACAGCATATAAAGTCGTCGAAGAAGGGAACGATCTTGAATGGGACGAGAAAGGCCCCATCTACCGCTACCCGATCAATTCCGTAATCTGTAATCCCAGCCCCAGCGAATCATTAAATGCCGGGCAGGTCACTGTTGCAGGTTACGCCCTGCCGCCGGGATACCCGGGAGTCACCATCCGAGCAGTCCAAGTTTCAGCAGACGGCGGAAAAACATGGAAGCGGGCAAGAGTCTCGTCCCCGGTCAATCAATACTGCTGGGTGCTGTGGTCGACGAAAATCGACGTCAAATCTGGAACCGATGAAATCATCGTCCGCGCGATCGACTCGACTGGCGATCGCCAACCGCGCAGCGTCGATTGGAACCTTAAAGGTTATCTCTTCAACGCTTGGCATCGCGTCCCTGTCAAAGTTTGA
- a CDS encoding tRNA pseudouridine(13) synthase TruD encodes METLSQQLQTPLPYFTKEVEGIQGVLKATPTDFRVEEIPLYLPCGEGSHVYLKIEKTGVSSEQLLMHLSKVLETSRREIGVAGLKDRQAVTRQWVSVPESCESRIPNLDTDAIRVLEVSRHGNKLKTGHLIGNRFEIVVRELASDAYAQAKQIRETLLQSGVPNFFGTQRFGIDAETLETGEKLLRGTISPQSIPPQRRKFLVRLALSSVQSALFNLVLAHRLNNNSVHQIRKGDVLQVVRSGGPFVSDDPATDQKRFENREVVTTGPLFGPKMKQPVELPGREEAEVLERSNLNEEHFKQFKKLTPGARRPLIIWLEELEVDQVDDGLRFQFELPSGVYATMVLREFMKNDES; translated from the coding sequence ATGGAAACACTTAGTCAACAACTTCAAACTCCACTCCCGTACTTCACAAAGGAGGTCGAAGGAATTCAAGGAGTCCTCAAAGCGACGCCAACGGACTTTCGCGTCGAGGAGATTCCACTTTATTTGCCGTGCGGCGAAGGAAGTCACGTCTACTTGAAGATTGAAAAGACTGGAGTTTCATCGGAACAACTCCTCATGCATTTGTCGAAGGTCCTCGAAACCTCGCGACGAGAAATCGGAGTCGCTGGCCTGAAAGATCGTCAGGCAGTTACGAGACAATGGGTTTCGGTCCCGGAAAGCTGTGAATCGAGAATTCCAAATCTCGACACAGACGCCATTCGAGTCCTCGAAGTTTCACGGCACGGAAACAAACTGAAAACCGGCCATCTCATCGGCAATCGATTTGAGATCGTAGTACGAGAGTTGGCGTCGGATGCGTACGCACAAGCGAAGCAGATTCGAGAGACGCTTTTGCAGTCAGGTGTTCCCAATTTCTTTGGAACTCAACGTTTCGGCATCGATGCGGAAACTCTCGAAACGGGTGAGAAGCTGTTGCGGGGAACGATCTCTCCACAGAGTATTCCTCCTCAGCGACGGAAGTTTCTGGTTCGACTGGCTCTCTCTTCCGTTCAGTCAGCTTTGTTCAACCTCGTGCTTGCACATCGCTTGAACAATAACTCTGTTCATCAGATCCGGAAGGGAGATGTGCTGCAAGTCGTTCGGTCGGGCGGACCGTTCGTCTCAGACGATCCGGCGACTGATCAGAAACGATTCGAGAATCGAGAAGTCGTGACGACAGGACCGCTGTTCGGTCCGAAAATGAAGCAGCCGGTCGAATTGCCCGGCCGCGAAGAAGCAGAAGTCCTCGAGCGATCAAACCTGAACGAAGAACACTTTAAGCAGTTCAAAAAACTGACCCCGGGAGCACGTCGACCACTCATCATCTGGTTAGAGGAACTGGAAGTCGATCAAGTTGATGACGGGCTCCGATTTCAGTTTGAACTTCCGTCGGGAGTTTACGCGACCATGGTGTTGCGAGAATTCATGAAGAACGATGAAAGCTGA